A single Gimesia sp. DNA region contains:
- a CDS encoding Rrf2 family transcriptional regulator → MISQTEEYALRAMTCLAFRYPDYMTRDQLFEVTQVPHAYLPKIMLELNRTGLIRSQRGHNGGYTLLRDPGETSLLDIINAVNTTSLRETLSHTDSVSTEISQLHQHLLNSFSMLETTLHQTSLADLVAPPEPPHLKEPSCAQEL, encoded by the coding sequence ATGATTTCTCAAACCGAAGAGTATGCTCTCCGAGCAATGACCTGTCTGGCGTTTCGTTATCCGGACTATATGACCCGCGATCAGCTGTTTGAAGTCACCCAGGTCCCGCATGCCTACCTGCCCAAAATCATGCTGGAACTCAACCGAACCGGGCTCATCCGCTCGCAGCGCGGCCATAACGGCGGATACACGCTGCTTCGTGATCCCGGTGAAACCAGCCTGCTTGATATCATTAATGCCGTGAATACCACCTCTCTCAGAGAGACGCTTTCCCACACAGACTCTGTTTCGACCGAGATCAGCCAGCTACACCAGCATCTGCTGAACTCCTTTTCCATGTTGGAAACCACCCTGCATCAGACGTCACTGGCAGATCTGGTAGCGCCTCCGGAACCCCCACATCTCAAGGAACCCAGCTGTGCCCAGGAATTATAA
- a CDS encoding DUF3386 family protein, producing the protein MPFRQKITRELKQWGLAGLIVLLALSATMEWTPAREQESTDSQQEKAAATKLYQKVREARATWRDFPGFTADVTVCYNGKCTTGKLVADNQFKIKLTLQDESLSEWSLPKLKSVIGHRKYRQQKQIPATFADQEVDHPLGRLVNIDGKNVSFRLQGDVMTEVHRRSDKSWFTISTLDVLRTKENETLPQVTSVTYRNPQTGEILSNRSNTFAFTRVGKFDLPTSMLTVECGEKFDRNVGSIKLTNHRLLTDSALSQTN; encoded by the coding sequence ATGCCGTTTCGCCAAAAAATCACGCGAGAACTCAAGCAATGGGGCCTGGCTGGCCTGATCGTTTTGCTGGCTCTCTCTGCTACCATGGAATGGACGCCTGCCCGGGAACAGGAATCGACCGATTCCCAGCAGGAAAAAGCAGCCGCGACCAAACTATACCAGAAGGTCAGGGAAGCCCGGGCGACCTGGCGTGACTTTCCCGGTTTTACGGCAGATGTCACCGTCTGCTACAATGGGAAGTGCACCACCGGGAAACTCGTCGCAGACAATCAGTTCAAAATCAAGCTGACTCTGCAGGACGAATCACTTTCCGAGTGGAGCCTGCCCAAGCTGAAGTCCGTGATTGGACATCGGAAATACCGTCAGCAGAAACAAATCCCCGCCACGTTCGCTGATCAGGAAGTCGACCATCCACTCGGCCGCCTGGTCAACATTGACGGCAAAAACGTTTCATTTCGCCTGCAGGGGGATGTCATGACAGAAGTCCATCGCCGTTCTGATAAATCGTGGTTTACCATTTCCACGCTGGACGTACTGCGGACCAAAGAAAATGAAACCCTCCCGCAGGTCACCTCAGTGACTTACCGCAATCCCCAGACAGGCGAAATTCTGTCCAACCGCAGCAATACGTTTGCCTTCACCCGGGTCGGCAAGTTCGACCTGCCCACATCCATGCTGACCGTAGAATGTGGCGAAAAATTCGATCGCAACGTCGGTTCCATCAAGCTGACAAATCACCGCCTGCTGACCGACTCTGCACTCTCACAAACTAACTGA
- a CDS encoding PQQ-binding-like beta-propeller repeat protein yields the protein MPRNYKSTRILLAVCLLSTITTANASDTWTGFRGTGSNISSARDLPLKWSADQGIRWKQAVPGYGQSSPVIWKNQVFVTSIAGPQQETCLLHSYDLASGKLNWTKEFKASQTKKSTSMVSRAAPTPAVDGQGIYAFYDSGDVFACRHDGSPLWHRSLVKDYGAFVSNHGIGNSVAQTADQLFVLTAHDGPSYLLSLNKKTGETNWKTDREEGVAWTSPVVADRAGTPEIIVSARGTVKGYQGLTGKLLWTMSGISGNTIPSASVFEDYVLIGASTDRRNPGGANASDSNCCLRLVTKDGKPGYEVLWKAEKAVSYYCTPLAYEGCAYFVNKVGVVFCLDLKTGKQNYAQRLSGPCWSSPLAAGDQIYFFTKKGITDVIAPGPEFKLIASNALLADSADAEKSKTAPGQQDKPKTEYAEAGPIAVYGTAAVDQTLLIRTGTELFCIGTPEK from the coding sequence GTGCCCAGGAATTATAAATCGACTCGAATTTTGCTGGCAGTCTGCCTGCTGTCCACCATCACGACTGCGAACGCCTCTGATACCTGGACCGGTTTTCGCGGGACAGGCTCCAATATTTCCTCAGCCCGCGATCTGCCACTGAAATGGTCTGCCGACCAGGGAATTCGCTGGAAGCAGGCAGTCCCCGGCTATGGTCAGTCTTCGCCTGTTATCTGGAAAAATCAGGTCTTCGTTACATCCATCGCAGGTCCACAACAGGAAACTTGCCTGCTGCACTCGTATGATCTCGCCTCGGGAAAATTGAACTGGACGAAAGAATTCAAAGCCAGCCAGACTAAGAAATCAACTTCCATGGTCTCCCGTGCCGCACCGACTCCCGCAGTTGACGGGCAGGGGATCTATGCGTTCTATGATAGTGGTGATGTCTTCGCCTGCAGGCATGATGGCTCACCACTCTGGCATCGTTCGCTCGTGAAAGATTACGGTGCATTCGTCAGTAACCACGGCATCGGAAACTCAGTGGCGCAGACAGCCGATCAACTGTTTGTACTGACTGCCCACGATGGCCCCTCCTACCTGTTGTCTCTCAATAAGAAAACGGGAGAAACGAACTGGAAGACCGATCGAGAGGAAGGAGTCGCCTGGACTTCTCCCGTCGTTGCCGACCGTGCTGGTACGCCGGAAATCATTGTCAGTGCCCGCGGTACCGTAAAAGGCTACCAGGGGTTGACCGGCAAGCTCCTCTGGACCATGTCCGGTATCAGCGGCAATACAATTCCGTCTGCGTCAGTCTTTGAAGATTACGTACTCATTGGAGCGTCCACCGACCGCCGCAACCCGGGGGGCGCGAATGCCAGCGATTCCAACTGCTGCCTCCGACTTGTAACCAAGGACGGGAAACCGGGGTACGAAGTGCTCTGGAAAGCAGAAAAGGCCGTCTCCTATTACTGTACTCCACTGGCGTATGAGGGCTGCGCTTATTTCGTCAATAAGGTCGGCGTGGTCTTCTGTCTCGATCTCAAGACCGGCAAACAGAACTACGCCCAAAGGCTCTCCGGTCCCTGCTGGAGTTCGCCCCTGGCCGCCGGCGACCAGATCTATTTCTTCACCAAAAAAGGCATTACTGACGTCATCGCCCCCGGACCGGAGTTTAAACTCATCGCGTCCAATGCTCTCCTGGCGGACTCTGCAGATGCAGAGAAATCCAAAACCGCTCCAGGACAGCAGGACAAACCCAAAACCGAATACGCGGAAGCAGGTCCCATCGCCGTTTATGGAACCGCAGCCGTCGACCAGACCCTGCTGATTCGTACCGGCACCGAATTATTCTGTATTGGTACACCTGAAAAATAA
- a CDS encoding tetratricopeptide repeat protein produces METQQTLQVAIDLFRQGLHYQALDQITQLHTVDPDAGKAWELKGLIEDSLSWHNTSIHSLETATTLIPLSASGQYVLAKNYLETGKTALAQSVFTILLQREDIPDRLLPALSTYLGRHSEMKHLALQACRKAVRRDPDQADSWLGMAHFMNQLGYPQRQVASILRKAVSLDPENRHYRLALSNLLEHMGQFDEAYRVVKQISRSELQQIHCSSCLERLMAIFQDANDQIRYDICRNKLLQLQSPTQSERGSFVRNRLPKPPRQIRH; encoded by the coding sequence ATGGAAACACAGCAAACGCTGCAGGTGGCCATCGATCTGTTTCGACAGGGACTGCATTACCAGGCACTGGACCAGATCACACAGTTGCACACCGTTGATCCCGATGCAGGAAAAGCCTGGGAACTCAAAGGACTGATTGAAGACTCGCTCAGCTGGCACAATACCTCGATCCATTCACTTGAAACGGCAACAACACTCATCCCGCTCTCCGCTTCCGGGCAATACGTTCTGGCTAAGAACTACCTGGAAACCGGTAAAACCGCTCTGGCCCAGTCGGTATTCACGATCCTCTTACAGCGAGAAGACATTCCGGATCGGCTGCTGCCCGCACTCTCGACCTACCTGGGACGACACTCCGAGATGAAACATCTGGCGCTGCAGGCCTGCCGCAAAGCAGTCCGCCGCGATCCGGATCAGGCCGATTCCTGGCTGGGGATGGCCCACTTTATGAATCAGCTCGGTTACCCGCAACGACAGGTTGCCAGCATTCTCCGCAAGGCAGTCAGTCTGGATCCGGAGAACCGACATTACAGACTCGCACTCAGTAACCTCCTCGAACACATGGGACAGTTCGACGAAGCTTACCGCGTTGTCAAACAGATCAGTCGCTCAGAATTACAGCAGATCCACTGTAGCAGCTGCCTGGAAAGGCTCATGGCCATTTTTCAAGATGCGAATGACCAGATTCGTTACGACATCTGCCGGAACAAACTGCTGCAACTGCAATCCCCCACACAATCAGAGAGAGGCTCGTTCGTCAGAAATCGCCTGCCGAAGCCTCCTCGACAGATACGCCATTGA
- a CDS encoding DUF4198 domain-containing protein gives MKKFTFSAAMLCLLAVVATNQAYAHFLWLLPQAEGKNNAAKVQLYFGEVAEPDDPDLLKRLTSIKVWEKQQNGKLQTYSLTAGDDSLFITPEPKGAGKAAYGLNHTYGVITRGESNFLLKYYAKTFPQKSQQVWNKITCTEQLPLEIIPTLKGEEVTLQVNLNGKPLAGAEVKVIGPETTSETVTASTNDQGQYQFKLSKGLYSIRAKHVEEKAGEHKGDKYDSIRHYSTLTLPYVPVADKTETTAVDSKYPQLPDAISSFGAAVSGDYLYVYSGHTGRAHQHSADNLSQNFQRLNLKQPKNWETLPLKTPLQGLAMAPHGESVYRVGGLSVTNKKGEESLMESLPSVERFEPGKNSWEPITAMPNGRSSHDAVFLGDQLYVVGGWQMRKGDESIWQENMLVFDAAADKPTWKTIKQPFQRRALSAAAHEGKIYAMGGIDADGDISHEVDVYDTQTGKWSKGPELPGSTMNGFGTTAWSLGGQLYFSGMDGGVFQLDQKNNQWKQVGSLATPRFFHRLLPDGNGGLLAIGGASRKGHLKTIEQIQLN, from the coding sequence ATGAAAAAATTCACATTTTCCGCCGCCATGCTCTGCCTGCTGGCAGTCGTCGCGACAAACCAGGCATACGCCCATTTCCTCTGGCTGCTTCCCCAGGCCGAAGGCAAGAATAACGCTGCCAAAGTGCAGCTCTACTTTGGTGAGGTAGCCGAACCCGATGACCCCGATCTGCTAAAACGACTCACCAGCATCAAAGTCTGGGAGAAACAGCAGAACGGCAAACTGCAGACCTACTCCCTGACAGCAGGTGATGACTCGCTGTTCATCACTCCCGAACCCAAAGGAGCCGGTAAAGCCGCTTATGGGCTGAATCACACCTATGGCGTGATCACGCGCGGCGAAAGCAACTTCCTGCTCAAGTACTACGCCAAGACATTCCCGCAGAAAAGTCAGCAGGTCTGGAATAAGATCACCTGCACCGAACAGCTGCCCCTGGAAATCATCCCTACACTCAAGGGGGAAGAAGTCACCCTGCAGGTCAACCTGAACGGTAAACCGCTGGCTGGTGCAGAGGTCAAAGTCATCGGTCCGGAAACCACCAGCGAAACGGTCACCGCCAGCACCAACGACCAGGGTCAGTACCAGTTCAAACTCAGCAAAGGCCTGTATTCGATCCGCGCTAAACACGTGGAAGAAAAAGCAGGCGAACATAAAGGGGACAAGTACGACAGCATCCGTCACTACTCCACACTGACGCTCCCTTATGTGCCCGTGGCCGACAAAACGGAAACGACCGCTGTCGACAGCAAATATCCTCAGCTGCCCGATGCCATTTCCAGCTTCGGTGCAGCCGTCAGTGGAGACTACCTCTATGTCTATTCAGGTCACACCGGACGCGCCCATCAGCACAGTGCAGACAACCTTTCGCAGAACTTCCAGCGGCTCAACCTCAAGCAGCCCAAAAACTGGGAAACTCTGCCGCTCAAAACTCCATTACAGGGCCTGGCCATGGCACCTCACGGAGAAAGCGTCTACCGGGTCGGTGGCCTGTCGGTCACGAACAAAAAGGGAGAAGAATCCCTGATGGAATCGCTGCCCAGTGTGGAACGCTTTGAGCCCGGCAAAAACAGCTGGGAACCCATCACCGCGATGCCTAATGGTCGCTCCTCACATGACGCTGTCTTCCTGGGAGATCAGCTCTACGTTGTGGGTGGCTGGCAGATGCGAAAAGGGGATGAATCGATCTGGCAGGAGAATATGCTGGTCTTCGATGCTGCTGCAGACAAACCCACATGGAAAACCATTAAGCAACCCTTCCAGCGGCGGGCTCTCTCCGCTGCTGCCCACGAAGGTAAAATCTACGCCATGGGAGGCATCGATGCTGACGGCGATATCAGCCACGAAGTCGACGTCTACGACACCCAGACCGGCAAATGGTCCAAAGGACCGGAACTGCCCGGCAGTACCATGAACGGTTTCGGTACCACCGCCTGGAGCCTGGGTGGCCAGCTCTACTTCAGCGGAATGGACGGCGGTGTTTTCCAGTTGGATCAGAAGAACAACCAATGGAAGCAGGTAGGATCACTGGCCACACCGCGTTTCTTCCATCGTCTGCTCCCTGACGGTAACGGCGGTCTGCTCGCCATCGGAGGCGCTTCACGCAAAGGGCACCTCAAAACGATCGAGCAGATTCAATTGAATTAA
- a CDS encoding GNAT family N-acetyltransferase: protein MNSITVRQAVLTDLDDLVPLFDSYRQFYRQQSDPQAARDFLSDRFNHGESVLFIAYQEDTPVGFTQLYPGFSSISLARTFILNDLFVAPEGRRQGVGTELLSAAIAYARELQAVRLTLSTEMTNETAQDLYQTAGWKRDEQYFVYHYSL, encoded by the coding sequence ATGAATTCGATCACCGTCAGACAAGCCGTTCTCACAGATCTGGATGATCTCGTACCGCTGTTTGACAGCTATCGCCAGTTCTACCGGCAACAAAGTGATCCACAGGCGGCACGCGACTTTCTTTCAGACCGCTTTAACCATGGCGAATCGGTCCTGTTCATCGCGTATCAGGAAGACACGCCAGTCGGTTTTACCCAGTTATATCCCGGCTTTTCCTCGATCTCGCTGGCGCGGACGTTCATCTTAAATGATCTGTTTGTCGCACCGGAAGGTCGACGGCAGGGAGTGGGAACAGAATTGCTCTCCGCTGCCATCGCATATGCCCGGGAACTCCAGGCGGTCCGGCTGACCCTGTCCACAGAAATGACGAACGAAACCGCACAGGACCTGTATCAGACCGCAGGCTGGAAGCGGGACGAACAGTATTTCGTCTACCACTATTCCCTCTGA
- a CDS encoding DUF1080 domain-containing protein has product MNLKSLCKSGLFSLLVLAVMGTAAVNAGEKKSDKKMNQPPEGFIALFNGKDLSGWIGMNYHIVKGKSPMAVKKMSEKEREELLKKNWEDVLEHWSVEDGELVNDGHGVYLTTAEDFGDFELLLDYKTVAKADSGIYLRGVPQVQIWDTTEEGGKWDRKANLGSGGLFNNKGEGKYPLVHADKPFGEWNHFRIIMKGDKVTVYFNDKLVVDNKKMDNYYEKDQPIYETGPIQLQTHGGEIRFRNVFLKKL; this is encoded by the coding sequence ATGAATTTAAAGTCACTCTGCAAAAGTGGTCTGTTTTCCCTGCTGGTTCTGGCTGTCATGGGAACTGCTGCCGTGAATGCAGGCGAAAAGAAGTCCGACAAGAAAATGAATCAGCCTCCGGAAGGCTTTATCGCCCTGTTTAACGGTAAAGATCTGTCCGGCTGGATCGGCATGAATTATCACATCGTCAAAGGGAAAAGCCCGATGGCCGTGAAGAAGATGTCGGAAAAAGAGCGGGAAGAACTGCTCAAAAAGAACTGGGAAGACGTACTGGAACACTGGTCCGTGGAAGATGGGGAACTGGTGAATGACGGTCATGGCGTCTATCTGACAACAGCTGAAGACTTTGGTGACTTCGAACTACTGCTCGATTACAAGACCGTCGCGAAAGCAGACAGCGGTATCTACTTACGCGGTGTGCCTCAGGTGCAGATCTGGGATACGACCGAAGAAGGTGGTAAATGGGATCGGAAGGCGAATCTGGGTTCCGGTGGTCTGTTCAATAACAAAGGGGAAGGCAAGTATCCGCTGGTACACGCCGATAAACCCTTTGGTGAGTGGAATCATTTCCGGATCATCATGAAGGGGGATAAGGTTACGGTCTACTTCAATGACAAACTCGTTGTAGACAACAAAAAGATGGATAATTATTATGAGAAGGACCAACCGATCTATGAGACGGGGCCGATTCAGCTTCAGACTCATGGCGGTGAAATCCGTTTCAGAAATGTCTTTCTGAAAAAGCTGTAA
- the rimK gene encoding 30S ribosomal protein S6--L-glutamate ligase, translating to MKDEKNKQIIGCEEWCAFPDLGIPAIKARVDSGAKTSSIHAFNVQKFRRQGETWVSFEVHPLQNNRRTVVRCERPIVDKRVVKSSSGISETRYVILATLKMGDQAWEIELTLANRDSMGYRMLLGREAMSGRMLVDPALSFCQGQVTSDTLNKHYGKREQTRSGLKIAVLASNQELYSNQRILEAGEERGHEMEFLDIKQCYMKLDAVEPEAHYRGGTILDDLDAVITRIRPSITYYGCALARQFESMNVLTVNTSVAITQSRDKLYSLQLMLKSGINIPTTGFANSPIDTNDLIEMVGGAPLIVKLLEGSQGRGVVLAETRKAAESVINAFKALRANLLVQEFIKEAEGKDLRCFVIDGKVVASIQREAAPGEFRANIHQGGTASIIKITPTERKLAVKATKALGLMIAGVDIIRSKHGPLLLEVNSSPGLEGIEAATGKDIAGMMISAIEKKLNWKRELSVKRHK from the coding sequence ATGAAAGATGAGAAAAACAAACAGATTATCGGCTGTGAAGAATGGTGCGCCTTCCCTGACCTGGGTATTCCCGCCATCAAAGCCCGTGTGGACTCCGGAGCCAAAACATCTTCCATCCACGCCTTCAACGTTCAGAAGTTCCGCCGCCAGGGGGAAACCTGGGTCAGTTTTGAAGTCCATCCCCTTCAGAATAACCGTCGCACCGTGGTCCGCTGCGAACGTCCCATCGTCGACAAGCGCGTGGTGAAAAGTTCCAGTGGGATCTCGGAAACCCGCTATGTCATCCTGGCGACACTCAAGATGGGCGATCAGGCCTGGGAAATTGAACTCACACTCGCCAATCGTGATTCCATGGGTTATCGCATGCTGTTGGGACGCGAAGCGATGAGCGGGCGGATGCTGGTTGATCCCGCCCTCAGCTTCTGTCAGGGGCAGGTAACCAGCGACACGTTGAATAAACATTATGGCAAGCGGGAACAGACCCGTAGCGGACTCAAAATCGCGGTGCTCGCCAGTAATCAGGAACTCTACAGCAACCAGCGGATTCTCGAAGCGGGAGAAGAGCGGGGGCATGAGATGGAGTTTCTGGATATCAAACAGTGCTACATGAAACTCGACGCGGTCGAACCTGAGGCTCACTACCGGGGTGGCACCATTCTCGATGACCTGGATGCCGTCATTACCCGCATCCGTCCCAGCATCACCTATTATGGTTGTGCGCTGGCCCGTCAGTTCGAGAGCATGAATGTACTGACGGTGAATACGTCTGTCGCCATCACCCAGTCTCGCGACAAGCTGTATTCACTGCAGTTGATGCTCAAGAGCGGAATCAATATCCCCACGACCGGCTTTGCCAATTCTCCCATCGATACCAACGACCTGATTGAAATGGTGGGAGGTGCTCCATTAATCGTCAAGCTGCTGGAAGGCTCGCAGGGGCGCGGCGTCGTGCTCGCGGAAACCCGCAAAGCCGCTGAAAGTGTGATCAATGCCTTCAAAGCGCTGCGTGCCAACCTGCTCGTGCAGGAGTTTATCAAAGAAGCCGAAGGGAAGGACCTTCGCTGTTTCGTCATCGACGGCAAGGTCGTCGCGTCGATTCAGCGGGAAGCAGCCCCGGGAGAATTCCGGGCGAACATCCACCAGGGGGGCACTGCGTCCATCATCAAGATCACACCGACCGAACGTAAGCTGGCGGTGAAAGCCACAAAAGCGCTCGGCCTGATGATTGCCGGTGTAGATATCATTCGCTCCAAACATGGTCCACTGCTGCTCGAAGTTAATTCTTCGCCTGGACTCGAAGGTATTGAAGCAGCCACTGGTAAAGACATCGCCGGCATGATGATCTCCGCCATTGAGAAAAAACTCAACTGGAAGCGCGAATTGAGTGTGAAACGCCATAAATAG
- a CDS encoding DUF1559 domain-containing protein codes for MLLTPTHPQRRRAFTLIELLVVIAIIAILIALLLPAVQQAREAARRTQCKNNLKQIGLAVHNYADVYTTLPNANCGNSDSITSGGSLFVSILPFIDQSNAYNLYNFDLNNSDPYNVTVTSQKLPFYMCPTSPMRRAVPSCSDDNGRAPGHYAVCGGTEDYNIYWSHVGDPVPAQNGAIVYTGSTAGKIRFRDITDGTSTTLLIGETAYNLPDYKFTSASSSCNGQSRYGFTYWANPYPGSTVCFTAADFNPHDVANDSVFDSNWRKSFRSDHVGGVQFVFVDGSVHFISENIDADLLDALATRNGGEVIGEF; via the coding sequence ATGTTACTCACCCCCACTCACCCCCAGCGGCGTCGTGCATTCACCCTCATCGAGCTGCTGGTCGTCATCGCCATCATCGCGATTCTGATCGCCCTTCTGCTCCCCGCCGTCCAGCAGGCCCGTGAAGCCGCCCGCCGGACCCAATGTAAAAACAACCTCAAACAGATCGGCCTGGCCGTTCACAACTATGCCGACGTCTACACTACTCTCCCCAATGCTAACTGTGGTAATTCCGACTCCATCACAAGTGGAGGTAGTCTCTTTGTTTCGATCCTCCCCTTCATCGATCAGTCGAACGCATATAACCTTTACAATTTTGATCTGAATAACTCAGACCCATACAATGTGACGGTCACCTCTCAGAAGCTACCGTTTTATATGTGCCCCACATCGCCGATGCGTCGCGCTGTCCCCAGTTGTTCAGATGATAACGGCCGTGCTCCCGGACACTATGCGGTCTGTGGAGGTACAGAAGACTACAATATTTACTGGAGCCACGTTGGCGATCCGGTTCCAGCACAGAATGGTGCCATCGTATACACAGGCAGCACTGCCGGTAAAATTCGTTTCCGGGACATCACCGATGGTACCTCAACGACACTGTTAATCGGAGAAACCGCTTACAACCTGCCGGACTATAAATTCACCAGTGCCAGTTCCAGTTGTAATGGTCAGTCTCGTTACGGATTCACTTACTGGGCTAATCCCTACCCGGGATCAACCGTCTGCTTCACGGCTGCAGACTTTAATCCTCACGATGTTGCTAACGACTCTGTCTTTGACAGTAACTGGAGAAAATCATTTCGCAGCGACCATGTAGGCGGCGTACAGTTCGTCTTTGTCGATGGCTCGGTACACTTCATCTCTGAAAATATTGACGCCGACCTGCTGGATGCCCTGGCAACCCGAAACGGTGGGGAGGTGATCGGTGAATTCTAA
- a CDS encoding PQQ-binding-like beta-propeller repeat protein: MVSCTHRLFVTGLFLWLLVGCTKTTPVEEISVQSSGVSLSDSDVPDLSDVWPGWRGPERNGHAPNQDLPVQWNASKNVVWRTDIPGRGHSSPIVVGDQVMLATADDADQEQMVIAYHRKDGTVLWETVVHQGGFPSDGELHKKGTNANGSLLCDGERIFAAFLNSGKVIATALDLEGKQLWQQELGAFNSKFGYAPSPLLYKSFVIIAADNRGGGYIAALDRQTGKIAWRVARPAVSTYSSPIVAHVGGRDQLLISGCDSVASYDPATGKEFWSTPCLAEATCGTIVTADDKIFASGGYPKRETVGLSAEGKLLWTDKTKVYEPSLLADGKYVYGVTDDGIAYCWAAGSGEVMWRNRLRGSFSASPILCNGLIYVSNLSGETFIFKATPDGYEEVGFNKIGDDCYASPAVADGELFLRIGKEQGGKRQEQLVCLAKMSESKAAESDQAR; this comes from the coding sequence ATGGTTTCCTGCACGCACCGCTTATTTGTGACCGGCCTATTTTTATGGCTGCTGGTCGGCTGCACCAAAACGACTCCCGTTGAAGAAATCTCTGTCCAGTCCAGCGGCGTCTCCCTGAGTGATTCTGACGTTCCCGATCTGTCAGATGTCTGGCCAGGCTGGCGTGGACCGGAACGGAATGGACACGCCCCGAACCAGGACCTGCCCGTCCAGTGGAACGCGTCCAAGAATGTGGTCTGGCGTACTGATATTCCCGGACGCGGACACAGCTCTCCCATCGTGGTTGGTGACCAGGTGATGCTGGCCACCGCCGATGATGCGGATCAGGAGCAGATGGTGATCGCCTATCACCGCAAGGATGGCACCGTGCTTTGGGAAACCGTCGTGCATCAAGGGGGCTTCCCCTCTGACGGGGAACTGCATAAAAAAGGAACCAATGCGAACGGAAGTCTGCTCTGCGACGGCGAGCGGATCTTTGCTGCCTTTCTGAATTCAGGGAAAGTCATCGCGACCGCACTGGATCTAGAAGGTAAGCAACTCTGGCAGCAGGAACTCGGGGCCTTTAATTCCAAGTTTGGATACGCTCCATCTCCCCTGCTCTACAAGTCATTTGTAATCATAGCCGCCGACAACCGGGGGGGCGGATACATTGCTGCTCTGGATCGACAGACGGGCAAGATCGCCTGGCGGGTCGCGCGACCGGCGGTGAGTACCTATTCCAGCCCGATCGTGGCGCATGTGGGAGGTCGGGATCAACTGCTGATCAGCGGCTGTGACAGTGTCGCCAGTTACGACCCGGCAACGGGCAAGGAATTCTGGAGCACTCCCTGTCTCGCGGAAGCAACCTGCGGGACGATTGTCACTGCCGATGACAAAATCTTTGCCAGCGGCGGTTATCCCAAGCGGGAAACGGTGGGGCTCTCGGCAGAGGGAAAACTGCTCTGGACGGATAAGACCAAAGTCTATGAGCCTTCCCTGCTGGCAGATGGTAAATACGTGTACGGCGTGACCGATGACGGGATCGCCTACTGCTGGGCAGCCGGATCGGGAGAGGTCATGTGGCGGAACCGGCTGCGGGGTTCCTTCAGTGCCTCACCGATTTTGTGCAACGGGTTGATTTATGTCTCGAATCTGTCGGGGGAGACGTTTATCTTCAAAGCGACTCCTGACGGATACGAAGAAGTCGGCTTCAACAAGATTGGTGATGACTGCTACGCGAGTCCCGCGGTGGCGGATGGCGAACTGTTCCTGCGGATCGGTAAAGAACAGGGAGGCAAACGACAGGAGCAACTGGTCTGTCTGGCTAAGATGTCTGAATCCAAAGCTGCCGAGTCCGACCAGGCCAGGTAG